The genomic region TTTGAGTAATATAAGCAATGAAGAGTCCAGAACCTACTTAAAAATAAGGTCACAGGGGTAATGTTAAACAGTAGCACAAAACAAAAAGTTGTGCGTATTACTTAAGTACCTAATTATATTAAAAAAAGTTTATGAATTTGTAGCAAAACTTGATGATAAAACAGCAATTATAAAACTGCCATTTTAATATAAAGTAATTGAAAAATAGTGTGCATAATTTTTTATAATTTCACAACGTTCTATATTTTTCAACTTTTCAAAACTTATTTTTTTAGAATATGTGGATTGATGCAAACATGTAGAGTACAACTTCTTAAATTCTGCTTTATATCTATTTAGGTTTTTTTCCTTTGGTTCACTAATTTTTTCAGTATTACAAATATAAATATAAATGGCATTTGAAATAAATTTTAATTTCCCTATGATTGAATCTGCATTTTTTTGTATTTATAATTTTTTCACCAATTTAATCCAATGCGAAATTAATAACATCATTAGGTTTTGTCATTTTAGTAGTTAATAAAATAAAAGTAAAATCGAGTATGATAATATAAATGAAAATTGATCTAGTAAAATGCCTATTTATACAATTTTTAATGTTTTTTATTATTTAATTTAAAAATTAAGTTATTATTATAAAATTTATTATAGTTATTATATATTGTCATTTGAAATTTTCGGAAATGTTGACTCTTCTATATATTCCTTATATTTCTCGATGATTGAGGAAGCATAAGATTCAACTTTTGTTAATAAATTATTTGCATCCTCTTCACTCATAGGAATTTTACCATGAGCCAGTATGGAACTATTTCTTTTTGAAAGTAATCCTTGTAATTCCTGATCTTGGAAGAATTTATGCCCAATTTCATCGCCAATATCCTTTAGAAGCTGGAAGTCTATGGTCAGTCCAATTTTTATTTTACCATTATTACCTAACTTTTTATAATTATCTAAATTACTCAAACCTAAGTTTTCCAATTTTTTAATATCAATATCTGAAGGGTCTATCCCATAAGAGTTTATTAGTTTATACTGTGCAATATATTCCATTGCGTGGTATAGTCTTGCTACAGCATCATCAAACTTTCCCTCATTTATTCTCCTTTTAGCATTATTTATTAAATCACAAATCATCATTTTTTCCTTTTCTTCATTATTCTCATTTATAATTTTTCCTAAGAAGGTTTTGTTTTTGGAAGTATCTATTAAATCAGTTTTAAACCCCTTCAATAATTTATAAGCTTCGTTATGATTAAATTTATCCCATTCATAGTATGCTAAAGTTAAAATTTTATATTCATCTATAATCTTAAAGGAAGGTATATAATCTTTAAGTTCTTTTATTAATTCTAAACAGCCTTTGTATTGATAAGAATTCCACAATTTTTGAATAATCATTAGTTTTATATCTATTATTGGTTTTACAGGACTTGTAGAGATAATTTTTTCGAGACCTTTGGCAACTTTCCCATTTACTCTCTCTCCTGATATATAACTTAAATTCAAATTAAACTTTGTAGCAGACAATACTGCTCCAACACTCATAGCTTTAGTACCTGATGTAAAATCAATAGTTATTGAATCATAATTTTTTTTCATTAGTTCTATAACTACCTTGTTTATTTCATCATAAATTTCATTAATATCATCAATAGTGTTTAAAAATTTTATATCATTTTCAGGAATATCTTCATTCAATTTCTTTATCTCTTTTATAGTTTCTTCTCCTTCCTTACTGGTAATAAATTTTATATATTGTGGATTTCCAAATTTAATACTTTTATTAATTCCACTAGCTAAACTTTTAACTTTATCTGGATCATTTCCTATACCAGTTCCGACGGTAATGATCATTGCTTTTTTCATTTTTTTTCACCGGTACAATATTCAAAAAATAAATAAGATCTAATAACTATAATAAATTTTTGATGATAGATATGGCAGAAATAAACCGTTAGATAACATAGGTGATTATAGGTAAAGATCCTCAGAAAATGACTAATTTATTGGATATAAAAATGTAGGAAGTATGTACTTTTAAAGAAAATCTATGATAAATAATTTCTAATAAGCATTGATTTAATGTTAAATAACAATTGATCTCACGAGTTATTTCTGCATAGGATAATACTTAAGCTCTAACTTAAATAATAAAAATACATCTAAAATCATTAAAATAAATTGTTTCCTAGATTTTTTAATTTATTTTTATTATTTTTTTCCT from Nitrososphaerota archaeon harbors:
- a CDS encoding TIGR02710 family CRISPR-associated CARF protein translates to MKKAMIITVGTGIGNDPDKVKSLASGINKSIKFGNPQYIKFITSKEGEETIKEIKKLNEDIPENDIKFLNTIDDINEIYDEINKVVIELMKKNYDSITIDFTSGTKAMSVGAVLSATKFNLNLSYISGERVNGKVAKGLEKIISTSPVKPIIDIKLMIIQKLWNSYQYKGCLELIKELKDYIPSFKIIDEYKILTLAYYEWDKFNHNEAYKLLKGFKTDLIDTSKNKTFLGKIINENNEEKEKMMICDLINNAKRRINEGKFDDAVARLYHAMEYIAQYKLINSYGIDPSDIDIKKLENLGLSNLDNYKKLGNNGKIKIGLTIDFQLLKDIGDEIGHKFFQDQELQGLLSKRNSSILAHGKIPMSEEDANNLLTKVESYASSIIEKYKEYIEESTFPKISNDNI